The Thunnus maccoyii chromosome 9, fThuMac1.1, whole genome shotgun sequence genome includes a region encoding these proteins:
- the acacb gene encoding acetyl-CoA carboxylase 2 isoform X3, translated as MSGLHLVKKGREHRKMDLQRDFTVASPAEFVTRFGGNRVIEKVLIANNGIAAVKCMRSIRRWSYEMFRNERTIRFVVMVTPEDLKANAEYIKMADHYVPVPGGPNNNNYANVELIVDIAKRIPVQAVWAGWGHASENPKLPELLNKADISFLGPSSKAMWALGDKVASSIVAQSADIPTLPWSGSGLRVDWAEEDQRRGNVISVPPEVYRQGCVLDVDDGLAGAERIGYPVVIKASEGGGGKGIRKVESADDFPSFFRQVQTEVPGSPIFIMQLAQHARHLEVQILADGYGNAISLFGRDCSIQRRHQKIIEEAPATIAAPSTFEQMERYAVRLAKMVGYVSAGTVEYLFSEDGSFHFLELNPRLQVEHPCTEMIGDVNLPAAQLQIAMGIPLHRIKDIRLLYGETPWGDTIVNFENPECIPSPRGHVIAARITSENPDEGFKPSSGTVQELNFRSSKNVWGYFSVGATGGLHEFADSQFGHCFSWGENREEAISNMVVAMKELSIRGDFRTTVEYLIKLLETESFRNNDIDTGWLDHLIAEKVQAERPDTMLGIVCGALHVADAGFRKSMSDFLHSLERGQVLPAASLLNSVSVDLIYEGVKFCLKVARQSPTTYVIMMNGSHIEIDVHRLSDGGLLLSYDGCSHTTYMKEEVDSYRITVGNKTCVFDKENDPTVLRSPSAGKLLQYVAEDGGHICAGETYAEIEVMKMVMTLTVQQSGCIHFVKRPGAVLEPGCVVAHIDLDDPSSINRVELNTATLPPQQPLPITGEKLHQVFHQVLENLVKVMDGYCLEEPFFSSKLKQWVATLMKTLRDPSLPLLELQEIMTSVAGRIPPAVEKDIRKVMAQYASNITSVLCQFPSQRIANILDSHAATLQRKADREVFFINTQSIVQLVQRYRSGIRGYMKSVVLDLLKRYLQVEMQFQQAHYDKCVINLREQYKPDMSPVLEYIFSHAQVSKKNVLVTMLIDQLCGRDPTLADELMAILNELTQLSRMENSKVALRARQVLIASHLPSYELRHNQVESIFLSAIDMYGHQFCPENLKKLILSETSIFDVLPNFFYHSNQVVCMAALEVYVRRAYIAYELNSIQHHQLQGGTCAVDFQFMLPSSHPNRGSSPTLNRVPVPVNGSSQFKMRRQSSDLFLEGALSPPCQRMGAMVAFQCFDDFKRKFDEVLCSFAEPLLESSSFSESCSSLYDEENFKNTKENPIHIINVSIKTADTEDDDALVTAFAAFAQSKKAVLFEYGIRRITFLVAQKREFPKFFTFRARDGFQEDRIYRNLEPALAFQLELNRMRNFDLQAVPCANHKMHLYRGAARVQEGAEVTDYRFFIRAIIRHSDLITKEASFEYLQNEGERLLLEAMDELEVAFSNTNVRTDCNHIFLNFVPTVIMDPSKIEESVRSMVMRYGSRLWKLRVLQAELKINIRLTPTGNAIPIRLFLTNESGYYLDISLYKEVTDLSSGQIMFQSYGDKQGPLHGMLINTPYVTKDLLQAKRFQAQSQGTTYVYDFPEMFRQALFKLWGPGDKCPKDVLMCTELVLDPQGRLVQMNRLPGDNDVGMVAFKMKMKTLEYPEGRDIIVICNDITHMIGSFGPQEDELFLKASELARAEGIPRIYIAANSGARIGLAEEIKHMFQVAWIDPSDPYKGFKYLYLTPQDYTHISSTNAVHCHHVEEGGESRYIITDIIGKDEGLGVENLRGSGTIAGESSQAYEEIITISMVTCRAIGIGAYLVRLGQRVIQVENSHIILTGSGALNKVLGRQVYTSNNQLGGVQVMHNNGVTHSTVSDDFEGVFTILQWLSYMPKNKHSPVPVLTTTDPVDREIEFTPTKAPYDPRWMLAGRPHPMVKGAWQSGFFDHGSFMEIMESWAQTVVVGRARLGGIPLGVIAVETRTVEFTVPADPANLDSESKVMQQAGQVWFPDSAFKTAQAICDFNHERLPLMVFANWRGFSGGMKDMYDQILKFGAYIVDALHGFRQPVLVYIPPHAELRGGSWVVIDPTINPLCMELYADRESRGGVLEAEGTVEIKFRRKDLLKTMKRLDSVYADLVEQLASPELSDKQCRELESKLKAREEFLSPIYHQVAVQFVDLHDTPGRMQEKGVITDILDWKNVRTFFYWRLRRLLLEQVVKCEILQANKDLSDGHMQSMLRRWFVETEGTVKAYLWDNNQAVVEWLEKHLSKEDGARSAIRENIKYLKRENTLKHIRSLVQANPDVAMDCIIHMSQNITPSQRAKLSHLLATMDSTSSS; from the exons ATGTCTGGTCTTCACTTGGTGAAAAAAGGACGGGAACACAGAAAGATGGATCTACAGAGGGACTTCACTGTGGCCTCTCCTGCCGAGTTTGTCACCCGCTTTGGTGGCAACCGCGTCATCGAAAAG GTGCTGATAGCTAACAATGGTATAGCTGCAGTCAAATGTATGCGCTCTATCCGTCGCTGGTCGTATGAAATGTTTCGCAATGAGAGGACCATCCGCTTTGTGGTCATGGTAACCCCTGAAGACTTGAAAGCTAATGCAG AATACATCAAAATGGCAGATCATTACGTGCCTGTTCCCGGTGGGCCCAATAATAACAACTACGCCAATGTAGAGCTGATAGTGGACATTGCCAAAAGAATCCCTGTGCAG GCTGTATGGGCCGGTTGGGGCCATGCTTCAGAAAATCCCAAACTGCCTGAGCTCCTGAACAAAGCAGACATTTCATTCTTAG GACCGTCCAGTAAGGCTATGTGGGCCCTAGGGGATAAGGTGGCTTCATCCATTGTGGCTCAGAGTGCTGACATTCCCACACTACCATGGAGCGGATCAG GTCTGAGAGTGGACTGGGCAGAGGAGGACCAAAGACGGGGCAATGTAATAAGTGTTCCTCCAGAGGTCTACAGACAAGGCTGTGTTCTTGATGTAGATGATGGCTTGGCG GGAGCTGAGAGAATTGGTTATCCAGTTGTTATCAAGGCCTCCGAGGGTGGAGGTGGAAAAGGTATCAGGAAAGTAGAAAGCGCTGACGATTTTCCAAGCTTCTTTCGACAG GTTCAGACAGAGGTACCCGGCTCGCCCATCTTTATCATGCAGCTGGCACAGCATGCAAGGCACCTTGAGGTACAGATACTGGCTGATGGGTACGGAAATGCCATCTCTCTGTTTGGGCGAGATTGCTCCATCCAAAGAAGGCACCAGAAGATCATAGAGGAGGCTCCGGCCACCATAGCTGCTCCCTCAACATTCGAGCAAATGGAACGG TATGCTGTGCGACTGGCCAAGATGGTGGGCTATGTGAGTGCAGGAACTGTGGAATACCTTTTCTCTGAAGATGGAAGTTTCCATTTCCTGGAGCTGAATCCTCGCCTGCAGGTGGAACATCCCTGTACTGAGATGATCGGAGATGTAAATCTGCCTGCCGCCCAGCTTCAG ATTGCGATGGGAATCCCCCTTCACAGAATTAAGGACATCCGCTTGCTTTATGGAGAAACTCCATGGGGCGACACCATCGTTAACTTTGAGAATCCAGAATGCATACCAAGTCCAAGAGGGCATGTCATAGCTGCTCGAATCACCAGTGAGAACCCTGATGAG GGGTTCAAACCCAGTTCTGGCACCGTGCAGGAGCTGAACTTCCGCAGCAGTAAAAACGTCTGGGGTTACTTTAGTGTTGGAGCGACTGGCGGCCTGCATGAATTCGCAGATTCACAGTTCGGACACTGTTTCTCTTGGGGCGAGAACCGTGAAGAAGCCATTTC GAACATGGTGGTGGCTATGAAGGAGCTGTCCATCAGAGGTGACTTCAGGACTACGGTTGAATACCTCATTAAGTTACTAGAGACAGAAAGCTTTCGAAACAATGACATCGACACCGGCTGGCTGGATCATCTCATTGCAGAGAAAGTGCAG GCGGAGAGACCAGATACCATGCTGGGTATTGTTTGTGGCGCCTTGCATGTTGCTGATGCAGGCTTTAGAAAGAGCATGTCTGACTTCCTACATTCACTGGAAAG AGGCCAGGTACTGCCTGCAGCCAGCCTCCTCAACTCTGTCAGTGTGGACCTTATATATGAAGGAGTCAAATTCTGTCTCAAG GTGGCTCGCCAGTCCCCAACAACTTATGTCATCATGATGAACGGTTCCCACATTGAAATAGATGTCCACAGGCTGAGTGATGGTGGCCTCCTGCTCTCCTACGATGGCTGCAGCCACACCACCTACATGAAGGAGGAAGTGGACAG CTACCGCATCACTGTTGGCAACAAGACTTGTGTATTTGATAAGGAGAATGATCCCACGGTGCTGAGATCGCCCTCTGCTGGTAAACTCCTGCAGTATGTTGCTGAGGATGGTGGTCATATTTGTGCTGGAGAGACTTACGCAGAGATTGAG GTGATGAAGATGGTGATGACTCTGACTGTGCAGCAGTCTGGTTGCATCCACTTTGTCAAGAGACCTGGGGCAGTTCTGGAGCCTGGCTGTGTGGTGGCACATATCGACCTGGACGACCCTAGCAGTATAAATCGG GTGGAGCTCAACACGGCCACATTGCCACCCCAGCAACCGCTGCCCATCACTGGGGAAAAGCTCCATCAGGTGTTCCATCAGGTCCTGGAAAACTTGGTTAAAGTTATGGATGGTTATTGTCTTGAAGAGCCCTTCTTCAGCAGCAAG ctgaAACAGTGGGTAGCTACCCTGATGAAGACATTGCGTGACCCTTCACTGCCGCTGCTGGAACTGCAGGAGATCATGACCAGTGTGGCGGGTCGTATTCCACCTGCTGTTGAGAAAGATATCCGTAAAGTCATGGCCCAGTACGCGAGCAACATCACCTCTGTCCTCTGTCAGTTCCCGAGCCAAAGG ATTGCAAATATTCTCGACAGCCATGCAGCAACTCTACAGAGGAAGGCTGACCGAGAAGTGTTCTTTATCAACACTCAGAGTATTGTTCAGCTGGTACAGAG GTACAGGAGTGGCATACGTGGTTACATGAAGTCTGTGGTTCTGGATTTGTTGAAGCGATATCTGCAAGTAGAGATGCAGTTTCAGCAAG CTCACTATGACAAGTGTGTTATCAACCTGAGAGAGCAGTACAAACCTGACATGAGTCCTGTGCTGGAGTACATCTTCTCTCATGCACAGGTCTCCAAGAAGAACGTCCTGGTCACAATGCTCATA GATCAACTGTGTGGAAGAGATCCCACCCTAGCAGATGAGCTGATGGCAATTCTCAATGAGCTCACACAGCTCAGCAGGATGGAGAACTCAAAGGTCGCCTTAAGAGCCAGACAG GTGTTGATTGCCTCCCATTTACCGTCATATGAACTGAGGCACAACCAGGTGGAGTCCATCTTCCTGTCGGCCATTGACATGTATGGACATCAGTTTTGCCCGGAGAACTTGAAG AAACTCATCCTCTCTGAAACCTCCATTTTTGACGTCTTGCCCAATTTCTTCTATCACTCCAATCAAGTTGTATGCATGGCTGCTCTGGAG GTGTACGTGCGCAGAGCTTATATCGCCTATGAGCTAAATAGCATCCAGCATCACCAGCTGCAGGGTGGAACGTGTGCTGTAGATTTCCAGTTTATGCTGCCGTCATCACACCCAAACAG AGGGAGCAGCCCTACTCTGAACAG GGTTCCTGTCCCAGTGAATGGATCAAGCCAGTTTAAGATGAGGCGGCAGAGCAGTGATCTCTTCCTCGAGGGAGCCCTGTCTCCACCTTGTCAGCGCATGGGCGCCATGGTGGCTTTCCAGTGTTTTGATGACTTCAAAAG GAAATTTGATGAAGTTCTCTGCAGCTTTGCAGAACCACTCCTGGAGAGTTCATCCTTCTCAGAGTCCTGTTCCAGTCTCTACGACGAGGAGAACTTCAAG AATACAAAGGAGAACCCAATCCACATCATTAATGTTTCCATAAAAACGGCAGACACAGAAGATGATGATGCCTTAGTCACAGCCTTCGCTGCCTTCGCCCAGTCAAAG AAAGCAGTCCTCTTTGAGTATGGGATCAGGAGAATCACATTTTTGGTTGCACAGAAG AGAGAATTTCCCAAGTTCTTCACTTTCAGAGCAAGAGATGGG TTCCAAGAAGATCGTATCTATCGTAATCTGGAGCCAGCTTTAGCATTTCAGCTGGAGCTCAACCGCATGAGGAACTTTGACCTGCAAGCCGTTCCCTGTGCCAACCACAAGATGCACCTCTACCGGGGTGCTGCTCGTGTTCAGGAGGGGGCTGAAGTTACGGATTACAGATTCTTCATTCGAGCTATTATCCGCCACTCAGATCTCATTACAAAG GAAGCGTCCTTTGAATACCTTCAAAATGAAGGAGAACGTCTTCTGCTGGAGGCCATGGATGAGCTGGAGGTGGCCTTCAGTAACACCAATGTCCGCACAGACTGCAATCACATCTTCCTCAACTTCGTCCCCACTGTCATTATGGACCCCTCTAAA ATAGAGGAGTCTGTCCGCTCCATGGTGATGCGCTACGGGAGCCGTCTTTGGAAGCTGCGGGTCCTACAGGCTGAGCTGAAGATCAACATCCGTCTTACTCCTACTGGGAATGCCATCCCTATCCGCCTTTTTCTCACTAATGAGTCTGGCTATTACTTGGACATCAGCCTGTATAAGGAGGTCACCGATCTAAGTTCTGGGCAG ATCATGTTCCAGTCATATGGAGACAAACAGGGTCCTCTGCATGGCATGTTGATCAACACTCCTTATGTTACCAAAGACCTTCTGCAGGCCAAGCGCTTCCAAGCTCAATCTCAGGGCACCACTTATGTCTACGACTTCCCTGAGATGTTCAGACAG GCACTGTTCAAGCTGTGGGGTCCAGGCGACAAATGCCCTAAAGACGTGCTGATGTGCACAGAGCTGGTTCTGGACCCACAAGGTCGACTGGTGCAGATGAACCGCCTGCCTGGAGACAATGAT GTGGGAATGGTTGCCTtcaagatgaagatgaagactCTGGAGTATCCAGAGGGTCGAGACATCATTGTCATCTGTAATGACATCACCCACATGATAGGTTCTTTTGGGCCTCAGGAGGATGAGCTGTTCCTCAAAGCATCTGAGCTGGCTCGAGCTGAGGGCATCCCCCGCATTTACATCGCTGCTAACAGTGGAGCACGCATTGGCCTCGCTGAAGAGATCAAACACATGTTCCAGGTGGCCTGGATCGACCCCTCTGACCCCTACAAG GGTTTCAAGTACCTTTATCTGACGCCACAAGACTACACCCACATCAGCTCCACCAATGCTGTGCACTGTCACCATGTGGAAGAAGGTGGAGAGTCCAG GTACATCATCACTGACATTATCGGGAAGGATGAAGGTCTTGGGGTTGAGAACTTGCGAGGTTCTGGTACCATTGCTGGAGAATCCTCTCAGGCCTATGAGGAGATTATTACAATTAGTATG GTGACGTGCCGCGCTATTGGAATAGGAGCCTATCTGGTCCGTTTGGGTCAGAGAGTCATCCAGGTGGAGAACTCTCACATTATCCTGACTGGATCTGGTGCTCTTAACAAG GTTCTGGGCAGACAGGTCTACACTTCCAACAACCAGCTGGGAGGAGTCCAGGTCATGCACAATAATGGAGTCACACACTCCACTGTGTCAGATGACTTTGAGGGTGTCTTCACCATCCTCCAGTGGCTCTCCTACATGCCAAAG AACAAACACTCCCCTGTGCCCGTTTTAACGACTACAGATCCagtagacagagagatagaaTTCACTCCTACAAAAGCACCATACGATCCTCGCTGGATGCTGGCTGGGAGACCCCACCCCA TGGTGAAAGGCGCCTGGCAGAGCGGATTCTTCGACCACGGCTCTTTCATGGAGATCATGGAGTCTTGGGCTCAGACAGTGGTAGTGGGCAGAGCACG ATTAGGAGGAATCCCGCTTGGTGTCATTGCTGTGGAAACGCGTACAGTTGAGTTCACTGTCCCCGCAGATCCAGCCAACTTGGATTCAGAATCTAAA GTTATGCAGCAGGCCGGCCAGGTGTGGTTTCCAGATTCGGCCTTTAAAACAGCTCAGGCTATTTGTGACTTCAACCATGAACGTCTGCCTCTCATGGTGTTTGCCAACTGGAGGGGCTTCTCTGGAGGAATGAAGG ATATGTATGACCAGATATTGAAGTTCGGGGCCTATATTGTGGACGCCCTGCATGGTTTCCGTCAGCCAGTGCTGGTGTACATCCCACCACACGCTGAGCTGAGAGGAGGGTCATGGGTGGTGATTGACCCCACTATCAACCCACTGTGTATGGAGCTGTATGCTGACAGGGAGAGCAG AGGTGGTGTGCTGGAGGCTGAGGGTACAGTGGAGATCAAATTCAGGAGGAAGGACCTGCTGAAGACCATGAAAAGACTGGATTCAGTCTATGCTGATCTGGTTGAACAGCTTG CTTCCCCAGAGCTGTCTGACAAGCAGTGCAGAGAGCTGGAGTCAAAGCTCAAAGCAAGAGAGGAGTTCCTGTCACCCATCTACCACCAGGTGGCAGTGCAGTTCGTAGATCTCCATGACACTCCAGGCAGGATGCAGGAGAAGGGTGTCATCACT GATATTTTAGATTGGAAGAATGTTCGGACCTTCTTCTACTGGCGTCTGCGCCGCCTCCTGTTGGAGCAGGTGGTCAAGTGTGAGATTCTGCAGGCCAACAAGGACCTCAGTGACGGACACATGCAGTCTATGCTGCGACGCTGGTTTGTTGAAACAGAGGGAACTGTCAAG GCCTACCTCTGGGATAATAACCAAGCAGTAGTCGAGTGGCTTGAAAAGCATTTGTCGAAGGAGGATGGTGCTCGATCGGCCATCCGAGAGAACATCAAGTACCTGAAAAGGGAAAACACTTTGAAACATATCCGCAG TCTGGTGCAGGCCAACCCTGACGTAGCCATGGACTGCATCATCCACATGAGCCAGAACATCACTCCGTCCCAAAGGGCCAAACTCTCTCATCTGCTTGCAACTATGGACAGCACCAGCAGCAGTTAA